The following proteins are encoded in a genomic region of Brachionichthys hirsutus isolate HB-005 chromosome 14, CSIRO-AGI_Bhir_v1, whole genome shotgun sequence:
- the rrs1 gene encoding ribosome biogenesis regulatory protein homolog codes for MAACNVEELLANAEREEAEKLKSISVQKELELEFDIGNLLACDKNRIESRDFRGQKKDAFLRSLARDNTQLLINEIWKQKSERVDEAIVIKLPDSVTPLPREKPPPKPRPPTKWEEFAKLKGIQNKKKTNLVWDESAKEWRRRWGFKRANDPTKDWLIEVPENADPNEDQFAKRVTAKKERVAKNEFNRLKNIARAQKVKVPGVGLTPTARQSKGDLGRAATVARTATASMGRFQDRLPKEKPPKNAGKKRKFGPLIGDFPTERQKQLELLKVMGGKKPKLDITKAVNKQMRAEDREEAAARHRKGAGGKGRKGKGKGKGGKGRGGKPGGGKPGGGKPGGGKPGGGKRGGKPGRH; via the coding sequence ATGGCCGCGTGCAATGTGGAAGAGCTGCTAGCTAACGCGGAGCGAGAAGAAGCGGAGAAACTGAAAAGCATCTCCGTCCAGAAGGAGCTGGAACTGGAGTTCGACATCGGAAACCTGCTAGCTTGCGACAAGAACCGCATCGAGTCCCGCGACTTCCGGGGTCAGAAGAAAGACGCCTTCCTGCGGTCGTTAGCGCGCGACAACACGCAGCTGCTCATCAACGAGATCTGGAAACAGAAGTCGGAGCGAGTCGACGAGGCGATAGTCATCAAGCTGCCGGACTCGGTGACGCCGCTGCCCCGAGAAAAGCCGCCGCCGAAGCCCCGACCGCCGACAAAATGGGAAGAGTTCGCCAAGCTGAAGGGGATccagaacaagaagaagacCAACCTGGTCTGGGACGAAAGCGCGAAGGAGTGGCGGCGGCGCTGGGGCTTCAAGAGGGCCAACGACCCCACCAAGGACTGGCTGATCGAGGTTCCGGAGAACGCCGACCCGAATGAGGACCAGTTCGCCAAGCGCGTCACGGCCAAGAAGGAGCGCGTCGCCAAAAACGAGTTCAACCGGCTGAAGAACATCGCCAGAGCGCAGAAGGTCAAAGTGCCCGGGGTGGGGCTGACCCCGACGGCCCGGCAGTCCAAGGGCGACCTGGGCAGAGCCGCGACGGTGGCCAGAACCGCCACGGCGTCCATGGGGCGGTTCCAGGACCGCCTGCCCAAAGAGAAGCCGCCGAAGAACGCGGGCAAGAAGAGGAAGTTCGGGCCCCTCATCGGGGACTTCCCCACCGAGAggcagaagcagctggagctgctgaaggtcATGGGCGGCAAGAAGCCCAAGCTGGACATCACCAAGGCGGTCAACAAGCAGATGAGAgcggaggacagggaggaggcggcggccagACACAGGAAGGGGGCCGGGGGCAAAGGGCGCAAGGGCAAGGGCAAAGGGAAGGGGGGCAAAGGAAGAGGAGGTAAACCTGGAGGGGGGAAACCCGGAGGGGGTAAACCTGGAGGGGGGAAACCCGGGGGAGGGAAGAGGGGGGGCAAACCTGGGAGGCACTGA